TAGAAGGTCAAATATAAAAGTCTTGGAAAAAGGAGTAGTAGTAAAATCAACGGGGAGTTGGTATATCGTAAAAAAAGATGATAATGTCTTTGTTGAGGCTAAGTTGAAAGGGCGTCTCCGCATAGAAGGGATCAAAAGTACCAATCCGGTGGTGGTGGGTGATCGGGTAATTCTTGATTCCGGAAATCAGGGAGAGTGGTCCGTATCTGATATTGAACCGCGTAAGAATTATCTTATCCGTAGGGCTACCAATCTGTCCAAGCAATCTCATATTATTGCTGCAAATGTAGATGATGCTTTTTTAGTGATTACTTTCAGGATGCCCGAAACTCCTATGGAATTTATTGACCGGTTCCTGGTTTCCTCCGAAGCTTATCGGATACCTGTATGCCTGGTTTTCAATAAGATTGATCTTTATTCATCAAAGGAGTTAAAACAAATAGAACAAATTGAAGATATTTATCGTAAAATAGGATACCCGACCATAAAAACATCTGTAACGGATGGGACAGGCATTGACGAATTTAGCCAAATGTTAAAAGGAAAAGTATCTGTGATTTCAGGATTATCAGGAGTGGGAAAATCATCATTGATCAACAAAGTTGATCCTGCCTTATCTTTGAAAATAGGTGATATATCAGAATATCATCGTAGTGGTAAGCACACCACAACTTTTGCGGAGATGCTGGAATTAAAATCAGGAGGATATATTATTGATACACCGGGTATCAGGGGGTTTGGACTGGTGCATATCCGGAAAGAAGAGCTATATCACTTTTTCCCTGAGATATTCAAAGTTTCTTCAGCATGTTCTTTTCATAATTGCCTGCATGTGGGAGAACCGGGATGTGCGGTAATTCATGCAGTTGATGAAGGTGAAATCAGTGCGAGCCGTTATAATAGTTATGTGAATATGATGGAAGACCCGCAAAATAAATATCGTTGACCAGTAAGTTTTAAGATAGGAATGTTATAGAAAAATGAAACGACAAATTATCATACCTGTTGCTATCTCTCTGTTCTGTATTCTAATGGCAGGTTGTTATATCCGTTTTTCTTATGTAAACCAGTTAAATACCAAGAAAAAACTAGTAGAATCTTATATGTCTAATATCCGGTCGGAGTTAGACATCA
Above is a genomic segment from Bacteroidales bacterium containing:
- the rsgA gene encoding ribosome small subunit-dependent GTPase A, whose product is MEKGVVVKSTGSWYIVKKDDNVFVEAKLKGRLRIEGIKSTNPVVVGDRVILDSGNQGEWSVSDIEPRKNYLIRRATNLSKQSHIIAANVDDAFLVITFRMPETPMEFIDRFLVSSEAYRIPVCLVFNKIDLYSSKELKQIEQIEDIYRKIGYPTIKTSVTDGTGIDEFSQMLKGKVSVISGLSGVGKSSLINKVDPALSLKIGDISEYHRSGKHTTTFAEMLELKSGGYIIDTPGIRGFGLVHIRKEELYHFFPEIFKVSSACSFHNCLHVGEPGCAVIHAVDEGEISASRYNSYVNMMEDPQNKYR